The Candidatus Korarchaeota archaeon NZ13-K genome contains a region encoding:
- a CDS encoding proteasome assembly chaperone family protein yields MNMSVDIVENAPEIRNPILILSVPGAGLVGTISADHLIRTAGLDEVGKIDSPFFPPVVEVRDGIASHTVKIFSGRGLYVVKVEVPLPVEPLMRLTEAVLDWVAKKRPKLVMVIGGIPDENRMNIDRPQVMTVFSSEEAKSSANNMGGEPMKGGYLSGYAAYFLREAIRRGIPAAAVMVQSFDAYPDPGAAAELLKAIEPTLGFSIDISQLEAESETIRLKMKELMAKTIQTVREAPATAYIG; encoded by the coding sequence ATGAACATGAGCGTCGACATAGTCGAGAACGCCCCCGAGATCAGGAACCCCATACTCATACTCTCCGTCCCCGGCGCCGGATTGGTTGGAACTATATCGGCCGATCACCTGATAAGGACGGCCGGCTTGGATGAGGTGGGGAAGATAGACTCTCCCTTCTTCCCACCGGTCGTCGAGGTCAGGGACGGCATCGCCTCCCACACAGTCAAGATATTCTCCGGAAGGGGGCTCTACGTGGTAAAGGTGGAGGTCCCCCTCCCCGTGGAGCCCCTCATGAGGCTCACGGAGGCCGTGCTGGACTGGGTAGCAAAGAAAAGACCGAAGCTCGTCATGGTGATCGGAGGAATACCTGATGAGAACAGGATGAACATCGATAGGCCCCAGGTAATGACAGTGTTCAGCAGCGAGGAGGCGAAGTCGTCGGCGAACAACATGGGTGGGGAGCCCATGAAGGGGGGCTACCTCTCGGGCTACGCCGCCTACTTCCTGAGGGAGGCCATAAGGAGGGGGATACCCGCCGCCGCCGTCATGGTGCAGAGCTTCGATGCCTACCCTGATCCAGGGGCAGCTGCTGAGCTCCTGAAGGCAATAGAGCCTACCCTAGGTTTCAGCATAGATATAAGCCAGTTAGAAGCGGAATCCGAGACTATAAGGCTGAAGATGAAGGAGCTCATGGCCAAGACGATCCAGACGGTTAGGGAGGCTCCCGCGACCGCTTACATAGGTTAG
- a CDS encoding Hsp20/alpha crystallin family protein, with protein sequence MGWFYREIRWGYFSVREVEEPLHDMRLTKDGVIITVDLPGVRKEDLILNASEDAIYIEALSHVGGTRVRYKKLIKTPIQIDPERVEARLSNGILYILAPPKELTFRRVRVE encoded by the coding sequence ATGGGCTGGTTCTACAGGGAGATAAGGTGGGGTTACTTCTCCGTCAGGGAGGTTGAGGAACCCCTCCACGATATGAGGCTCACCAAGGACGGGGTGATCATAACCGTGGACCTCCCCGGGGTGAGGAAGGAGGATCTCATACTGAACGCGAGCGAGGATGCAATTTACATCGAGGCCCTCTCCCACGTCGGGGGGACTAGGGTGAGGTACAAGAAGCTGATAAAGACGCCCATACAGATAGACCCTGAGAGGGTTGAGGCCAGGCTCAGCAACGGCATACTCTACATACTGGCTCCCCCGAAGGAGCTGACCTTCAGGAGGGTAAGGGTGGAGTGA